GGATAAATAATCGCGCGGCGCCAGCAGCAGCCAGACCGGGAGGACTGACGCGACGAAGCCATAGCCGATGATCATCAGGGCGAGGGTCTCGCCCCGCAAGGTGAACAGGGCGGCCAAGGCAGGCGTCTCGGACAGCGTCCGCCCGTAGATCAGCGCCGCCATGAGCAGGACGAAGCCGATCAGGGACATCTCGCCGATGCGCCCCGGGCGAAGGAAGCGGCTGTATAGCCCCATCAGAATGGCGATCGGGATCGTGCAAAACACGGTGAAAGTGCCCCACGGACTGGCAACCAGGGCTTTGACCACGACCAGGGCAAGTACCGCCAGCAGGATGACCATGATCAACAGGACGCCAATGAGGGCGATACCTCCGGCAACACGGCCCATCTCCGAACGCACCATGTCGCCCAGGGACCGGCCGTCACGCCGGACCGAAAGGAACAGCACGGTAAAATCCTGGACGGCACCGGCAAACACCACGCCCGCAAGGATCCAGATAGTGCCCGGCAGATAACCCATCTGCGCGGCCAGGACCGGGCCGACGAGCGGGCCGGCCCCGGCGATAGCGGCGAAGTGGTGGCCGAAAAGCACGTATTGGTTGGTCGGCACATAGTCCAGGCCGTCGTTGTGGCGAATCGCCGGCGTCGGGCGCAGCCGGTCAACCCTCAAGACCCGGTCGGCGATGAAGCGGGCATAATACCGGTATGCAATCAGGTAGGTACAAACCGCCGCCACGACCATCCATGCGGCGTTGACGGTTTCTCCGCGCCTGAGGGCCACCGTCGCCAGCGCGATCGCACCCAGAATGGCAACGCCGAGCCAGATCAAGTCTTTTCTGTTCATGAAATCAATACCAGCCCGGAAAGTGTAATGACCCCGTCCAGGGAAGACCAGGACAAATCAGGGGCGAAAAGAACCGGCAGACCGGGCCCGTACGATCGATAGCGTTCTGTTTCTCGCATGAAAGATCAAGTCCCGCTCGACCCTGCAGCCCGCGCGGATACACCTCCGCAGGCCGATGATCCCACCCCGGAATTCGCGCCCGAACTCGCGTACCGGCGCTTAATGATGGTTAACGTCGTCTTCGCCGGCCGGTCTGGGGCGGGTGACCGGCAATGGACGCTGATCGATGCCGGCGTGCCCGGCACGACCGGTCTGATCGAGCATGCCGCCCGGGAAAGGTTTGGCGGCGATTCAAGGCCGGCGGCGATCATTATGACGCATGGGCATTTTGACCACATCGGCGGCCTGGAAAAGCTCGCCCGAAGATGGGATGCCCCGATCTACGCTCACGAATTGGAACTGCCCTATCTCAATGGCAGCGCTGCGTACCCGCCGCCGGACGCGTTGGCCGGGGGCGGCCTTATGCCCCTGCTCTCGCCGTTGTTCCCGCGCGGCCCGATCGATGTGAGCCGGTGGCTGCACGCGCTGCCCCCGGATGGCAGCGTGCCGTCGATGCCGGGTTGGCGCTGGATTCACACTCCGGGCCATACCCCCGGGCACGTCTCGTTCTGGCGCGAAGCCGACCGTGCCCTCATCGCCGGAGATGCGTTCATCACCACCGGCCAGGAATCGGCCTACTCCGTGGCGGTCCAGAAACCGGAAATGCACGGGCCGCCGATGTATTTCACGCCGGATTGGGTTTCAGCGCGGGAATCGGTCCGCAAACTGGCCGCGCTGGAGCCCGAGGTGGTGGTAACCGGCCATGGCCGGCCCATGCAGGGAGAAGCAATGCGCACCGCACTTCATACCCTCGCCCGGGACTTTGACGAGGTCGCCGTTCCGAAGCACGGCCGGTACACCGGCCGACCGGCTACGGCGGAAGACGGGACCGCTTACCGGGAGCCTTAGGCAGCCGTCGTGCGCGCAATCCGCCCGGACGGCGTGGTTCCCGGGATGGAGAGCGGCGCGTAAGAAGACTTAGGAATATCCGCCGCTCTAAATCGCTCAGGCACTATGTATCGAGGTTCACCTTATGCCTAAACGCTCATCGAGTTGGTTGAAACGAGTCCTTTCAGTTCTGTTCGTGATGACCGCCATGTTGCCGGTCATGCCGTCAAGAGCTGACCAGACGGGGAAAGCAGCGCCGGATTGGCAACTGAGCGACGTGAACGGGAAACCGCTGAAGCTCGCGGACTTCAAGGGCAAGGTGGTCGTACTGGATTTCTGGGCCACCTGGTGCCCGCCGTGCCGCGCGGAAATCCCCGGCCTTGTTGCAATCCAGAAGAAATACGCGAACCAGGGGTTAAGTATTATCGGCATATCGCTTGATGAGCAGGGGCCCACGGTGGTGAAACCGTTTATCGACCGCTTTGCCATCAATTACCCCGTCGTCATGGGCAATGAAAAGGTTCTGACCGACTACGGGGGCATATCGGCGATTCCGACGACGTTCGTCATTGATCGCGAAGGGAACGTGGTCGCGGCTCACGAGGGCTATACGGATCAAGCGACATTCGAGTCAGAAATCAAACCCTTGCTGGCGGCGGGAGCGC
This window of the Verrucomicrobiota bacterium genome carries:
- a CDS encoding redoxin domain-containing protein produces the protein MPKRSSSWLKRVLSVLFVMTAMLPVMPSRADQTGKAAPDWQLSDVNGKPLKLADFKGKVVVLDFWATWCPPCRAEIPGLVAIQKKYANQGLSIIGISLDEQGPTVVKPFIDRFAINYPVVMGNEKVLTDYGGISAIPTTFVIDREGNVVAAHEGYTDQATFESEIKPLLAAGARS
- a CDS encoding MBL fold metallo-hydrolase, with the protein product MKDQVPLDPAARADTPPQADDPTPEFAPELAYRRLMMVNVVFAGRSGAGDRQWTLIDAGVPGTTGLIEHAARERFGGDSRPAAIIMTHGHFDHIGGLEKLARRWDAPIYAHELELPYLNGSAAYPPPDALAGGGLMPLLSPLFPRGPIDVSRWLHALPPDGSVPSMPGWRWIHTPGHTPGHVSFWREADRALIAGDAFITTGQESAYSVAVQKPEMHGPPMYFTPDWVSARESVRKLAALEPEVVVTGHGRPMQGEAMRTALHTLARDFDEVAVPKHGRYTGRPATAEDGTAYREP